The Arachis ipaensis cultivar K30076 chromosome B03, Araip1.1, whole genome shotgun sequence region ttctttcataattttatgttttattacaTATACAGGATAGTTTGATATAGTAgttttttgtttctttggttgTTAGTTGATTAAATCAAGTACTATTATTTCAGTTTCATTATGTTATTGATATATTAATCTTAATATCTGTTGATACATTGTAGAAATGACTAAGAGAAAGACTGTTTCTTCACGTGAGAATACATCTACTCATGAGTTTAATGATTCATCACCCGTTGATCAAAATGAGTCCTCTGAATCTATAGAGCCTGAACCTACTTTATCTACTGGTTCAGAAGTTCCAAATGTTCAGTTAGATGTACAAGGAAGAAAGTCCAATAAGTACTGGACAGTTGATTTGGAAGGTATGTTATTAAATTTAGTTCAATTATAGCACTGTATATTTAAATTTCTACAAGGAAGGAAGTATAATAATCTATGGTATACGACTTGAATAATTTGATAGATGCAAGCGGAGTGATTAAGGAAGGTCACTTAAGGTTGAAAGATGTGTGGGTGCTGTCTCGTGAGACTAGAATTATAGTGCATTGGAATGAGCATGGCCAACCGATTGGTGAATCTGGTGGACTTTTAGGCTTGTTTTTGGGAGCTGTTGCTGGGAATTTCAAGAACTTTCCTATAAGTTATGAGAAATGGCCTTTGGTTCCAATAGAGCCATACAAAAATGGAGTTTATAGGGATATTattcaggtttttttttttaattacgtaataataatttaattatcttCAATACATGCATTCTTATGTTCTGGTATTGTGTCATCCAAGGACAATTTTAGCTGTTATTTATTAATGAAAATAATATAGCTGGCCAAGTCACTAAATGTCTCCTAATCTAAAACTAGTTAGGTTTGTACCAATGTCTTTAtcctgtattttttcttcttttttttttctaattagtaaaatagtattttaatatatacatattcaaacaagtttaattattctgtgtACAACTAAAAAGAACCTCTTAAGTTTGATTGACATTGGTGCACTCTAATAGGAGCAAATAAGATATGGAAAAATGTAAAATTATGTAAAAGATAAAAGTAAAAAGAGTTATACTGTTTATGCATAATGTTAGACTTTAGTGTCTCCAATGAGGTGTtctaatatttatatttaaatcgGTATCTTTTATTTTGACTAACATTTAAAAGTTTGTTTAGACTTCATAGGAAAAAATATTCCTGTTtagatttttaaaagttttttggTCTTTTGTGGGATTTCAGATCAGGTAATTAAGTAAAATGCTCTACGAAGCTGTAAATGAGTTAAAATTAATTAAGGCTGGATATAATATCACATGACCTAACCTATCGTTTTGACATTTTTTtcctatattaattttttttttgtcatttatgtTGCTGTTAAACATTTCAGGGATTAGTATCAAGTTTTATGATTACCAAGGTTCTAATTAAAAACTCTGGATAATGACTTTATTGGAAATATTTGAACATGAGGTTTATCCATATTAGTTTAGCATTAAGCAGGTCCATTTGTAATTTGTTatctaattaaattttaatttgtcatttctaattaaattttaatttttcatttataAAATTTGGGAAAAAGAAGAACTAAAattaaaaactgaaaataaaattgcAAATCAAAGAAGCGCTAATTTTTTTTTGAGTGGTCTAATATTACCTAGCTCACACTTATAAATATGTATTGTACATGGGTGATTGATTTTTGGTCTATACTTCTCAGCATTCCTTGGTGCCATAATTATTTTCTTATGCTGCATGCCTCTTATGGCCATTTTAtgctattattttagttttaaattacaTGTTGTGCATAGCATAAGGATGAGAACATTTTTGTGAATTATGTTCCAGTTTTAGTTATTAATAATTTTACATGTAAGTCTATGTTACAATTATTCaggttaattatttttatgattatacTATGTAGAGATTCTTTAAAGTTGATGATGGACAGCAAAAAAAGTACATACTACAAAATCTCGGCAGGAAGTGGAAAGATGATAGATGCAAATTGTTTAATGACAATTATAAGTGGAATCTTACTAGAGAGCAAAATATAGCAGCGTTACCAAAAGGATTTGGAGTCAGCTTGGAGCAATGGGCAACTTTTATTGATTATAGATTAAGGTCCAAAACTCAGGTAATTGTATGAACACACATTCTATATTTCATTTTATATTGACAAGTTACTAATTGAATTTGCATGTTTAGGATATGTGTGAGAAAAATGCAAGTAATCGAGAAAAACAAACAATTCCTCATACACTCGGATCCAAGACGATTGCTAGGAAGAAACACGAGTTGGTTTGTGATTTGAGTCCTTATCAGGATAATgatatgttatttaatttttacatGCGTTGAAATTGAATTTCCATTTATCGAATTGATAGGAAACTGCTAACAAGAGAGTTAGGAgctcaatacaataaaataaaatttattataaaataaataataacttaaaataaagattttattcaataaaataaaaacgtACTTATTAAAGTTTAgaatttaaggtttagggtttaaaatTTGTACTTACTATATACTCTGTAAAAAGACTATATCTCTTCTAAATACTTATATTCTTTGTCAATCttttttatttgtgaaaattttgTAGATAATTTTTCTGACACTCATTTCTAAATTGCAAAAAAACCTTTTTATTACTACTCTTAACTAGGTTAATTAGTCCACTATTCATTTATAAAAAGTATTTTAACTAAAAAAACAGTTGATTTAAAACCATAAAATTTTTTCACATAGAAAATGGAAAGCAAATGCTTAACACATAACTAATAGAAAATGAGTCACTTTCGTTTAAGTCTTAACTATACTCTCCGTATTAAATGGATGAATTAGTGTTAATAGtatataaatcaaattttaataattttgtcTGCATACAAAATTAAATTTCTATATACGATTGTTGTATATTATTGACAGCAAACTCAAAGGTTCAAACCAAACATTATTTATGGCAAAATTGAATGAAAGAAAAGGAGAGGAAGAAAGGAAGAGAAAGATGATAGTAATAACCTCAGGTCCACCAGTCATTGTGAAGTACAAGCCTTTACAAGGATGATTTGCCAACGCCATAGGTTCAACTGGCCCAATCAAGTTCGATATTACCACACTTGCATTTTTTAGTGTCCCATAAATATGTTTTGCAACtgcctacaacaacaacaacatagaATTGGGTCACGTGTCAATAGTCTTGCcactaaaaaaatttatatggatCATCTGAAGCACTAAAAcacttaaaatattttctatactattattttttaacatataaagaaattgaataaaaacaagtttaataataaaaatataaattatttaaaatgttTGATAAATTTATTATACCTCATGTCCTCTTAGTTTAAGCTCCAAATCAAGAAGCCACTCAATGAGAAAAACAGTGAAAGAATTTCTCTTCCTCTTGATAATCTTCTGTGCTTTCCAAACAAATTCAAGGGGATTGGAAAGGCTTGATTGGGTTAGCTTAGGGATTGAAACGTGCAAGAAAGCAATGTGATTCCCCCATGGAGATCTTGAATTTGGTTTCATCATTTCTTGAATTGATTGGTAGCTTCCAATGTTCCTAGTACTAAGCAAAACCAATCCTGTTGACTttgttcttcttcccttctcGCTGTTCATTTCTTCCATGTATAGCCTAAGCCCATAGAAAATTGCCCCAGTAATCACATCGTTCAGCGTCTTCAAATtacaaacaaacaaaacgaacacacaatcatattattattagctataaatttaaaaaagtatAATAGTAGANTAATGAGTGAAAAGTTTTAAAACTtaattatcattttaattttaagattATATGACTGAAATAACTTGAAATAAACTTTAACACATTATATAAACTTACCACACCAAGCATGGACTTTATCTTTTTAATATGATCCAAAGAgaatgatatgtttgttaagacACAAGGTTGATTCTCAACACCTTCCTCTCCACTCCTTATAGGACTCTTGTCATCTTCCACCATTGAGCTCTTCACCACACTCCATCCAAAATCCGAGATAGAGTTAAATACCGAAAATACGGCCAAAGGGATCCTCCTGAAGAATCCCTTTTTGGCGCGCACGGCCGACTCATTCGGCCGGCGCGAGGGAAAGGTCAAGGGAAGAGAAGGGTCATCAGCTCTTTGAAGGCAAGAGAGTAGAGCACCTACAAGGGTGTAACCATCTCCAAGAGCATGGTGGAGTTTGAATATTAAGGTGCCTTTAGCACTTGTTGTTGGGTATTTGATCACATGAACTTCCCATAGTGGTTTATCTTGAGGGGTTTTTTCCATTAATATTCTTGATACATATTCATCAAAGTATTCATCATAGAATTGTGATGTCTCATTTTTTGGGAATATGGGAACTTTTATGTGCTCCTCTGCCTTCACCTCCACTTTTTTCCACCTCATTTCTCCATCTTCATCTCTCACCTGATTTCAAGTATATACATAcacataattaatataaatacaaacggaaaaaaataattcaatttcGTTCTATGTATAAACaatgattttataaaaatatttaattatctaTCCTCGCATAGACACCTTGACTCAATAATCACCCATTAACTTGATTGTCTTAAAAACAAATAATAAGTATATATGatcaaataataatattattagtgcattaaaattaatttgaaatacaTAACTATTGAATAATACATTTAAACGCAAATCATATAAATAAGCCGACCGAAAAaggttttattaaaaattaacaaataggataaagctcaaaaaaagaaaaaagaaaaagagtagtcGATCAATAACACGAATGAAAAAAGAGCGAGGTTAAGACCATTATGGAGGAAAAGCGTGGATTGATAGGTAGAAAGACATCTTTTAACAAATACATAGTTTGAGAGTCATCAATTGGAATTTCTGATTCCAAGAACCCAAAAACATATGCACATAGCAAAGGGGTGTTGAAGTATCTTCCACTAGGACTCACTGGCTCTGAAAATTCTAAGTTCTCCATGATACTCCACTATTTAAAAAGTGTTACAAAACTAATATTGGAGTACCACTTTGTTTAAGCAAACCTGGAACTTATTATAGGACTAGATAAATTGTCTTGTATATAATTAATGATGCTTGCCCTTATCCACTTTGATCAACTATCTTGATGTGAAACTTTTAAGGCTAATGAAGCTTCTTGAGTGTGTAGCTTTATAGCGTAGATAAAAACAATTTATGTGTTTCCTTAAAAATTCACGTGTAAGGCTTGGCACTATTATTTTTGTACTCCTGTAGTCCTAAATATGTGGCTTTTAAGAACATGGCATGCATATATTAATTATCAAATGAGCTCAATTAATATGAGCTCGTGAGCtaagctatttatttattttatattttaataatgtatCTGACATACATATTTATTAAGTATATAAAAGTAAAATATCTATATTTATGTCATATCTATATTTTAATCTATCGCTTTTTTAAGTTAGGAGTAAAACTCGAACTCCCAACTTAGAAGTGTGCATGAAAACACTATTTAATATAAACCATAATTTTGTTAACATATTTCTTATCTATTCTTGTAAATTAAATGGAGAAATGCATGAATGAGTATATAATGAACCAAACAGAATTGTATACGATAAAAGAGTGCAAAATGtttatgtttatattttgaaGTAGTTTGTGAACTCAAGTTAACTCTTGAATTTACGTCAGTTAAACATAAAATTTATAACTAGACTTAATTATTAatgaaataaatttaatttttataagtcaaaCTTGAACTTCACTTGATTTAACTCAACTTAATTCAACTTTGCTGCTATATTCATGGATATTTAGAATTCTGTATAAATCAAGCAGAATTTTATTAGATTTGAACCTAATTCTAATATTTTAGTAAgtctattttaaaaatttaaatctaaTCCTAAACTAACCAAAATAAATCAAATCTAAACaacatataattaatatatataattttacaaattttataCAATAAAGATTAATAAAATATGTTCTGGCCTAACCCAATAAGAAACAAAGGTCCACCAAGCGGACACATGTTCTTTTCGTATGACTAGACATCTTTCATGTGACCCAATCTTCTTCAGGAAGATCTCAACAGCTGGCAAAAACTTTTGAAAGGTTAGGCCTTAGTAGAAGAAGGACCCACTCGAACGAATAAGGATAAGGGAGAGGGACCTACCTTTCTTCCTAGGTACGTCATCATTACCTTAACCTAGCCACTTCATCGTACGAacactaacttaagcattggagtgtcCTTGCAGATGGCTCCATCCCGCCGACCAACGAACGATTCACTGGCGTAGCTCTCTGCTTCAGAACTTGCACTCAGGTTCTGATCCCTCTCTTAACACCTCACAACCAACCGACTTAGCGAACTACCAAAGAATGGTGCCATTTGTAGGGACCTGACGCGTGCTGAGGATGGAGGCTTTCCTCCACCCGGAGGATGAGCTAGGAGAAGGCGCGAACAGCAAATGACAGGGGGGTTGCTTCATGAGTAGGCTGAGCACATGGACCTCTCGAAAGCGGTAGCCGACCCCCTCCGACGAGGATCACTCTTGCGACCGATCTCCGGGAAGGCATCCCTTCGAAGGAAcatgaaggttgtagaaggcttagagaaaggGGGTTGAATTTATGACCTTCTTCTAGTTTAATGAACATACCCTTTTAAACCAAGCTTGCAgtctgaatctgtttgaacttaacagcggaaaatttatgagacaatttcattttatctcatgaatatcagaaaataggatagagcagagaagagaaaagctaacaccatcatgtatcctggttcggttgccttgtgctatgcaacctacgtccagtctccaccacaac contains the following coding sequences:
- the LOC107629849 gene encoding O-acyltransferase WSD1; translated protein: MENLEFSEPVSPSGRYFNTPLLCAYVFGFLESEIPIDDSQTMYLLKDVFLPINPRFSSIMVRDEDGEMRWKKVEVKAEEHIKVPIFPKNETSQFYDEYFDEYVSRILMEKTPQDKPLWEVHVIKYPTTSAKGTLIFKLHHALGDGYTLVGALLSCLQRADDPSLPLTFPSRRPNESAVRAKKGFFRRIPLAVFSVFNSISDFGWSVVKSSMVEDDKSPIRSGEEGVENQPCVLTNISFSLDHIKKIKSMLGVTLNDVITGAIFYGLRLYMEEMNSEKGRRTKSTGLVLLSTRNIGSYQSIQEMMKPNSRSPWGNHIAFLHVSIPKLTQSSLSNPLEFVWKAQKIIKRKRNSFTVFLIEWLLDLELKLRGHEAVAKHIYGTLKNASVVISNLIGPVEPMALANHPCKGLYFTMTGGPESINIAIMSYTRTLRVTLKTQKGFIDEKLFKSCMVNAFEAISKAAMEMPRSKG